The genomic stretch GTTTATTATTACGGATATTACTCTGTGTCGTAATTATAATTGAAAGATGATATGGCACTATAGGTTTAGTAATTATTGGATTTAAAATTTTGCTACACGAGAATTCACTCGGATAAATTACCGGTAAGTTTTAAGATTTCTGCACGAAAACAAGTATAGTTGACGGTATAGAAAGTGTATCGATGTGAATTTTGATATTGGCAATGCATAGGTGTATACTACTGACAAAATTCTAGTTTTACACAGTAacccttttttcctttttattgtGTGTCAAGACTTTAACGTTAAGCCAGCTCGCGTTATAATTTTATAATCATGTCCAAAATCTTCAATAATAGGACTCtttttactgatataaatattcAAATTATACACTTGAACTCAATAAAACACCTTTGAGTTTAATGGCACAGATAAATGCTCAAATTACAGTGGAGAACATTAACCCAGAAGCTGGATCTGTATGAATGAACGCTTACTTAAAGGACGAAGAAAAAGAAGCATATATAAAGAATATTACACAAGGTAAAACTTCACCTAATCCGACTAAAATAAGcatttgtacttgtttaaataATTATACGTAATTAAACGCATTCTCTCACGCCTCCACTCCCGGCGGCTTCATCGCAGTCACGTCGCACCCCGCGGAGTTTTCTGGAGGATGGTGGAAGCGCGGCCAGGGAGGCAGTGCACCTGTTCTCCTCCGTAGCCTTTCGGCCGAGCCGTGACTACAGTACCCACGTAACATTGCGttctctcgctcgctctctcgcTCTGTGCCCTGCGCCAGTCTGCTCGAGGAACCAGCTCGCTCGGCCcttcttttttttctgccttCTCACTGTTGCCTGGTGTCAACCTACGCCGAGGACAGACGTCCCGCCCCCTTCGCCCCTCGGCGGCCGCTTCCGATTTGCCCTGGCGCTTCCTACCGCCGTCCCCATTGGCTCCTTCCAACGCCAGTCGGTCGCCTTCCCCCCTAGCTGGAGAGTTGAGTAGCAACAGCTCGGAAACATCTGGCTGCCGCAgctcgtctctctctctcctcgctCGCTGGCTCCGTCTTTCCGCCGCCGCAGGTTGTTATGGAGAGCTGCTGAAAGTCAATCGAGTTGTTTTTTTCAACCGAGAGTATTTCACGGACTCAAGAAGCGGGAGCTTGTTGTCTGTAAGTGCCTTTAATACGGGTGTCTTTTTAAAAGGAGatgaaaggggaggggggggtaaggCGAATGGGTGGGCTGAACGGGGAAAAAGTAACGCTGCTTTTTAAACGACAGTTCCCGTCTCCGGTACAAAATAGTTACGATGTTAGATACTCAAAGACCGTCTAATGCGTCCCAGCGAAGCGGCGGGGCCTGTGTGAGAGCCAGAAATACAGCAGGTTGGTCGGTTACTTTTTTCCCTTAGCTGTGACTGTGCttgggtcagtgtgtgtgtgcgcgcgtgtgtgtgtgtgtgtgcgcgagagagagagagagagtgtgtgtgtgcgtgcgtgcgcgcgtgtgtgtgtgtgtgtgagagagagattgTATATCATTAGCTCGccagtgttgtgttttttttgacgacTGGAAAGCGCCACTTTGCTGGCCGGCTGGAAAGCGCTTGTGTTTTTCTTCCAAGCCTGGGAGGCGACGGGATTTCATAGCTAGCCTACCTGGTCATTGAGAGAAAACAGACGATAATAAAATAAAGCCGCTCTTTCAATCACAAGCGTCCGGTGCATTATTAGTAAGAAATACAATAAAGTTTGGAATGGAAGTGAATTATAAAATAGTAAATCCTTTTTGTGTTTGGTCTGTTTCGGTGTTTCTGTAATTGCATTTGAAAACATGACCAAAAAAGTTTCTTCCATAGTAACGACTAATTAAACAGTATGACCTGATACATAGTAATTTCAGAGAGGAAATAAACACGAGACGTTGGCTTATAAAAATATCCCACATTCTTCGTTTTACATTGAAACACGTGagcatatgtatatatacacacatatatataaagaGAGCATGTGATGAAATCATCGGTGAAATGAAGTTTAAAAAATTGGGGGTCTTTGCACTACTGCTGCAAGCAGAAATTCACACGGAGACCCCGAAAGCGTAGTGCACAGGAATCGGTGCGCACTGCATAGCACAGACATACGTTTATTCAACATTTGTCTTAATTTATGTATATTTATGCATTTTCTTCCTCCTCGGGCAGATGATTCGGACGTCTTTTATCTGCTTGTCGGCCGCTCCCACACAGATCAGCGCAGACTGTAACCCTACCTAAATCTGCCAAATGTTTGAAAGTTGGGGTTTTTATGATCGCCGATATGGGGGTGATGAGAGAACGGAACTCGCCGTAGGTGAAACTGCTGTGATCGCGCTTTGAGGAAGGAGACAGATGTCTGTCCGGAGATGTCGTTTCTCACACCGATTTCTGTAAGAGACCCGCGCCGCGTCCGGCTTCGCTCCAATGGATTTCCTCGCTGAAACGGAGCGAAGCGGAAACTTCATTTGTACGACTCCTACTTTCTAATTTGATGAGATATCGGTTGCTTTTTATAGGCTCTTCGTTTAATTTGGCTGTTGTTGGTAAAGGGGAACCGTAGTGCATATGTTctcacagtaaaaaaaaacaactgggaGGAAGAAGTATCACGCAAAAACCGAGCACTTGCATATTTAAATCGGAAGATTGTAGCAAAGTTTTAGTCTTTCTATTATGAattctttgttttcttttaaatgtctaATCATGGGCTCTATATGGTTGTAGCCATTGTTctttattagtttttttttctattagttGTCCAGAGGGTGTGTAAAATGAATGACGGTTCTGGCGAGGCAGTGAACCGTACAAAAGTCGAAAACAATATCATCTGCGTGGATCTGTCAGTTGCAAATGTGCTCTGCTGGCCTTTGTTTATGGTTACTGGAAGGagagtagtgggggggggggggggacttgagGGTATTTAAATTCTCTGTGCAGGAAAGTAGGTTAGGAAAAAGTGTCGGTTTTCACACAGACCTATTTTGTAAAACTTGGAGATTAGAAGTTGAGAAGGCTGGCCGGTGTTCAGCAGGAACACCTCACTACACTGACACCCCCCTTTTTTGAAGGAGGGAAAGAGAAACAAAGTTGTGTTAAGGAGAAGCTGGTGGCAGGAGTGTAGAGGAGCAGCATATGGCAGTAAAAGGAGCACAGCTGGAGGTAGCATTTCCATCTGAACGTGATGTCAGACCAGCTGACAAGCTGccatccatcccccccccccccccccgtcttttATTGTAGTGCAGGCTGGGAGTTAGTGAGCACTCGCATTCGTGTGCCGGAGTAGGTATCTCATTCCCCTCCAACATCTTCTCCACTTTGCATCTGTCTCTCGCAGCTTGATTGTgtgtgttcccccccccccctttttttttgtggcggtaccccccccaccctccaaccAGCtcagctcaccccccccccccccaccccccgctccCCCCGCAACCTCCTCTACGAATCGGCAAAAGGAGCAGCCACCGTTCCCGATCTGCTAGAACAGAGGACTTAATCGAGTTGATGTATGCTGCAGGTACTGCGCGAGGGGGCATCTGAACACAGGGCTGTTTGTGTCTGGGGAAGGGGGGGCCGCCGGCTCCCATCCGCACTGCCTCACTCCGAAGGTCAGGGGCTCCCGGCATGGGAAGTGAAGGATTTTGTGTTCCCGGACTGGAGAGAGGACCGGCGGTGGCTGGAGACAGGATGAGAGGTTGTTTGTTCCATCCCATCGCATGTCTGTGACGTTGTGAACCGTGACTGACTTAGTGCTTTTGGGAGCAGCGTTTTTGTTATTATGATGATAACAGCAATAGCggttttattactattattgtcGTTGTTAGTTTTGTGGAAGCTTTTTTAGTGAAGTTTGCGCTCGGAAAGCGGTTTAGCTTTGAGAGGTTTTGCGCTAACCTTCGCGGTAGTTCCATAAAGTGTGCCCATCGCTTCATGCGCTTGTCTGTTCTCATGTATAACACTATCGGCTGTAATCTAGGCTAAATATATGGTTGACAAATGCGTCTAAGTGTGAAGAAGACAACAGAAAACTGTGCTTTTCGGCTCTCGGAAATAGCAGTACAGACGGAGTGCTTAACGCATCCGGTAGCCAATGTGCTTGGTAATGACCGGAGAAAAGAGAATGTAtggattttttatatatatataaaattgacTGTGACTTCATTTGTAAGTCCCTTTTTTCCCTTTTcccctttttttgttgttggtgacTAATTTAGAACTTGCAGATTTGAGCTGCCTGAATTGGCCAGACAGCTGTAAGCGCACTTTGCCTAGTCTTAATCTCTTTATCTGGGCAGCAGCTGCCATATGGCCCCAGTCAGCTGGATCAGATGTTTATAAGCTTACTCCTTCGTTCCTCCCTGTCCTCGCACCCTCCTAATTTGATCGCCGCTACCTTGTGAGCTGTCCTGTAGCCTTTATTTATAGCCATCTTAGGGATTAGGGATTGATGCAGACTACAGGGCACTTAAAGTGATTGTATTGTAAATCTTCtggccttttttttttcttctttggttTAAGATGTGCAGTTTCTCGAAGGATGGGGGCAGGGGTTGCTGGCTGGGGGGATGGCTAGGCAAGGGTAGGGGGGAGTGTGTGCGGGGGGTGTAAACAGCATTGTCCCTCTAAGCTTGTCTCATTAAGAAAATTTGGAGTCTGATGTGGGAGCCGCACAATGAATTGACCAGATTTAAGTGAAGAATTAGCATTTTCTAATTGCTCCTGCACATACTTTTGTGACCAGCTCTCGGTGTTTATGGGTAACaggtgtgatttatttttttcactttttgCATTCCAAATAAtttgttggtttttttttttattattattttagttttttttttaatcttccaCTTTTAAGAATGTATGATTCGGTTTTTAATTTTTGCTGATATGGGTTGCAATTGTAAATCCAAGATTTTTACACTTAACCGCTTGCTGTGTTTTGAATGAAGAATAGTCCTTTAAGTTGCCCTTAGACATAACGTAAAGTGTACAAAAAGATTTCTCGCGTGTGTGGTATGTACCTGAAAGCCTGTTACTTAAAAGCTGCGCCTTATCCAGGGCGGGCTATATTAAGCATAAACCCGGTCTGAGCGCTGACTGTAAAACCGCGGGTTTGCAAGCCGGTGCTGTGGCCACAACGGGCATTTCGGTGTATAAAAGGGCAGCAGTTGTGCCTTGCCTGGTGTGAGCCCAGGCAGCCACAGATCACCAGAGGCACCTATCACCAGTTGCTTTGTGAATAAGTCAGACATAATGCGAGTTGTCCTGGTGCGAGGATCGTTTGGACGTCTTAACGGTGGCCAGCGAGAGATGGCTCAGGGAAATAGACCTCTTAGAGTTTAAAGGGGGTCATCCAgttgactgtttttttttttttttttctttttttgactaTTACggcaaaaaaaggtttttgtttTCTGAGGCATTTTCAGGATTTTGTGGGGGTTttttcatagtttttttttaagtgtgtttctgtgtgtcttgtgtgtgagagagagagagagagagagagagaacttgAGAGCTTCAGAAGAAAAGAGGAAAAAGAGTAAATGCTGAAACTAAACAATAGTTGTCCTGGAGGGACTCTAACATCTGCTGTCTGTTTCAGGTTATGAAGACAGCATGGAGTTTCCAGACCACAGCAGACATTTGCTACAGTGTCTGAGTGAGCAGAGGCACCAAGGCTTCCTGTGCGACTCCACCGTGCTGGTCGGCGATGCCCAGTTCCGGGCCCACCGTGCCGTGCTGGCATCCTGCAGCATGTACTTCCACCTCTTTTACAAGGACCAGCTGGACAAAAGGGACATTGTTCATCTGAACAGCGACATTGTCACGGCGCCGGCCTTTGCGCTCCTGCTCGAATTCATGTACGAGGGGAAGCTTCAGTTCAAAGCGCTGCCCGTGGAGGACGTGCTGGCTGCTGCCAGCTACCTCCACATGTACGACATCGTCAAGGTCTGCAAGAAGAAGCTGAAGCAGAAGGCCACGGCTGAGGCGGACAGCACGCGGCGTGAGGAGGACGCCTCCAGCTGCTCCGATAAGGTGGAGAGCTTCTCGGAGGGCAGCACGGGCCACCCGGCTGCCGGAGACCTACTGCCCAGTGACGACGAGGACCTGGACGCCAAGAGGGACCCACTGCATGAGCCGGGCAGCATGTGGATGCGGCTGCCTTCTGACCCCGCCGGGACTCCCGGGGGCACCCGCAGCGGGGAGGCGGAGACGCACGCAGCGGATGCGGGGAAGCCGTCGCCTGCCGGAAGCCCGTGCAGCTCCGCCGGCTCCCTGTCCCGCCGCTCGGCCTCTTCCCACGGGGCTGCCGTGGACGCCGACTGCGCCTTGGACCTCTCGGTGAAGTCCAGCCTGGCTGGGACTCCCGGAGAGGCGGTGGCTACCGGCACCGGCACCCCCAGTAACGCTTACTACTGCGGTGCGCCGGCTTCCGACGGCCTCCCAGGTGGCCTGGTGCAGGTGAAGGTGGAGAAGGACACGGGCTCCGACGATGAGGAGTTGGCCGGCGGAGACTACGAGATGGACCACAGTGGTGTCaaggagccgccgcccagcacCAACGGTGCCACCGGCACTCACCGCAGGCTGGGCTACGAGGCGCACCTTTCGGCATTGCGCGATTCCTCGCTGGCCGGTGAGCTGGAGCGGGAGGACAAGGCCAGCGAGGACGACGAGATGCTGAGTCCCGAGAGCGAGCGGGCGCAGGCCGAGGCCGCCGCCATCGACGGCTCCCTGCTGCCCTACGTCTCCAACATGCTGGGTGCCCCCCATGGTCAGATCTTCATGTGTCCCCTGTGCAGTAAGGTCTTCCCCAGCCCCCACATCCTCCAGATCCACCTCAGCACGCACTTCCGCGAGCAGGAGGGAGTGCGTTCCAAGCCGGCCGGCGATGTGAACGTACCCACCTGCTCCATCTGCGGCAAGACTTTCTCCTGCATGTACACGCTGAAGCGGCACGAGCGGACTCACTCCGGCGAGAAGCCCTACACCTGCGCCACGTGCGGCAAAAGCTTCCAGTACTCGCACAACCTGAGCCGGCACGCCGTGGTGCACACCCGCGAGAAGCCGCACGCCTGCAAGTGGTGCGAGCGCCGCTTCACGCAGTCCGGGGACCTCTACCGACACATCCGCAAGTTCCACTGCGAACTGGTCAACTCGCTCTCTGTCaagagcgaggcccttaacctgcccAACGTGCGGGACTGGGCTCTTGAGGACAGCTCTCAGGAACTGTGGAAATGAACAGCAGAAGACAAGCGACAGGAAAAAAAGGCAACAAAAAAAGACTCCTTTTTGAGTTCTAGAGAAATCTGAATTATGTTACCTGGCAGAGAGGTAAGGGAATGGGGCTGGGGATGTGGGACG from Brienomyrus brachyistius isolate T26 chromosome 3, BBRACH_0.4, whole genome shotgun sequence encodes the following:
- the zbtb18 gene encoding zinc finger and BTB domain-containing protein 18 isoform X2, with the translated sequence MGSEGFCVPGLERGPAVAGDRMRGYEDSMEFPDHSRHLLQCLSEQRHQGFLCDSTVLVGDAQFRAHRAVLASCSMYFHLFYKDQLDKRDIVHLNSDIVTAPAFALLLEFMYEGKLQFKALPVEDVLAAASYLHMYDIVKVCKKKLKQKATAEADSTRREEDASSCSDKVESFSEGSTGHPAAGDLLPSDDEDLDAKRDPLHEPGSMWMRLPSDPAGTPGGTRSGEAETHAADAGKPSPAGSPCSSAGSLSRRSASSHGAAVDADCALDLSVKSSLAGTPGEAVATGTGTPSNAYYCGAPASDGLPGGLVQVKVEKDTGSDDEELAGGDYEMDHSGVKEPPPSTNGATGTHRRLGYEAHLSALRDSSLAGELEREDKASEDDEMLSPESERAQAEAAAIDGSLLPYVSNMLGAPHGQIFMCPLCSKVFPSPHILQIHLSTHFREQEGVRSKPAGDVNVPTCSICGKTFSCMYTLKRHERTHSGEKPYTCATCGKSFQYSHNLSRHAVVHTREKPHACKWCERRFTQSGDLYRHIRKFHCELVNSLSVKSEALNLPNVRDWALEDSSQELWK
- the zbtb18 gene encoding zinc finger and BTB domain-containing protein 18 isoform X1, translating into MLDTQRPSNASQRSGGACVRARNTAGYEDSMEFPDHSRHLLQCLSEQRHQGFLCDSTVLVGDAQFRAHRAVLASCSMYFHLFYKDQLDKRDIVHLNSDIVTAPAFALLLEFMYEGKLQFKALPVEDVLAAASYLHMYDIVKVCKKKLKQKATAEADSTRREEDASSCSDKVESFSEGSTGHPAAGDLLPSDDEDLDAKRDPLHEPGSMWMRLPSDPAGTPGGTRSGEAETHAADAGKPSPAGSPCSSAGSLSRRSASSHGAAVDADCALDLSVKSSLAGTPGEAVATGTGTPSNAYYCGAPASDGLPGGLVQVKVEKDTGSDDEELAGGDYEMDHSGVKEPPPSTNGATGTHRRLGYEAHLSALRDSSLAGELEREDKASEDDEMLSPESERAQAEAAAIDGSLLPYVSNMLGAPHGQIFMCPLCSKVFPSPHILQIHLSTHFREQEGVRSKPAGDVNVPTCSICGKTFSCMYTLKRHERTHSGEKPYTCATCGKSFQYSHNLSRHAVVHTREKPHACKWCERRFTQSGDLYRHIRKFHCELVNSLSVKSEALNLPNVRDWALEDSSQELWK
- the zbtb18 gene encoding zinc finger and BTB domain-containing protein 18 isoform X3, whose product is MYAAGYEDSMEFPDHSRHLLQCLSEQRHQGFLCDSTVLVGDAQFRAHRAVLASCSMYFHLFYKDQLDKRDIVHLNSDIVTAPAFALLLEFMYEGKLQFKALPVEDVLAAASYLHMYDIVKVCKKKLKQKATAEADSTRREEDASSCSDKVESFSEGSTGHPAAGDLLPSDDEDLDAKRDPLHEPGSMWMRLPSDPAGTPGGTRSGEAETHAADAGKPSPAGSPCSSAGSLSRRSASSHGAAVDADCALDLSVKSSLAGTPGEAVATGTGTPSNAYYCGAPASDGLPGGLVQVKVEKDTGSDDEELAGGDYEMDHSGVKEPPPSTNGATGTHRRLGYEAHLSALRDSSLAGELEREDKASEDDEMLSPESERAQAEAAAIDGSLLPYVSNMLGAPHGQIFMCPLCSKVFPSPHILQIHLSTHFREQEGVRSKPAGDVNVPTCSICGKTFSCMYTLKRHERTHSGEKPYTCATCGKSFQYSHNLSRHAVVHTREKPHACKWCERRFTQSGDLYRHIRKFHCELVNSLSVKSEALNLPNVRDWALEDSSQELWK
- the zbtb18 gene encoding zinc finger and BTB domain-containing protein 18 isoform X4, which codes for MEFPDHSRHLLQCLSEQRHQGFLCDSTVLVGDAQFRAHRAVLASCSMYFHLFYKDQLDKRDIVHLNSDIVTAPAFALLLEFMYEGKLQFKALPVEDVLAAASYLHMYDIVKVCKKKLKQKATAEADSTRREEDASSCSDKVESFSEGSTGHPAAGDLLPSDDEDLDAKRDPLHEPGSMWMRLPSDPAGTPGGTRSGEAETHAADAGKPSPAGSPCSSAGSLSRRSASSHGAAVDADCALDLSVKSSLAGTPGEAVATGTGTPSNAYYCGAPASDGLPGGLVQVKVEKDTGSDDEELAGGDYEMDHSGVKEPPPSTNGATGTHRRLGYEAHLSALRDSSLAGELEREDKASEDDEMLSPESERAQAEAAAIDGSLLPYVSNMLGAPHGQIFMCPLCSKVFPSPHILQIHLSTHFREQEGVRSKPAGDVNVPTCSICGKTFSCMYTLKRHERTHSGEKPYTCATCGKSFQYSHNLSRHAVVHTREKPHACKWCERRFTQSGDLYRHIRKFHCELVNSLSVKSEALNLPNVRDWALEDSSQELWK